The region AGCGTTATTCCTCTCACTGGTCGTTTCCGGGTGCGGCGGCGGGAGCACCGCCACGAGCATCATCGCGAGTCCTGTCGATAGGTTCACGGTTTCGGACATTTACAAGAAGACGCTTCACGTCACCTCTCCCCTGGGAGCACCCTATACCACGTTCCATACCTATTCGGGCGTCACGAAGTATGATTGGAACAGCGATCCTTCGGACACGAGCACCAGGCTTGGGACGTGGTCCGTTTCCGCTACAGACGGTTCGGTCACATTTAGCGACCTTGCTTCGTCAACAGTTATCAAAAAATTGACGGGTTTCCAGAAGGTATACGTGGATGCAGCCAAAACGGCCCCGAATTACTGGCTGGTCACCGATGCTGCCAGCCAAAAAAATTGCAGGATGTATGTTGATTCGGCAACAACAACGTCAACGTTCAGCACCTATACATCGTCGAATGCCGCACGGTTCAACCTGATGGGAGGGACGATTCAGGGGACCGCGCTTGCCGCCCCCTTTGCCAATGTTTCAACGGTGGCCGGTGTCACCGGCTCGTCCGGCTTCAGCGACGTTACTCCTGTAAAATTTGGCAGGCCGGTCGCCATCACCACCACCGATGGGAAGGCCTTTTTTGTCCTGGACAATTATTACAACGACATCCGGATGCTTACGACTGATTCTGGTGGAGCAACGGCTGTCACGACGCTGAAAACCACGGGGACTACCACCGCGATCGCGCTTAATGCCCCAACCGATATCACCACGGACGGGACCAATCTGTACGTGACGGATACCAGCAATTACGTGATCCGGAAGATCGTGCTCGATTTCGACGGCAGCGGCAATCCGATCGGTACGGGAACCATGACGACGCTTGCCGGTACCGGCGTCTCCGGCGCGCTGGACGGCGCCGGCACGACGACGGCGCGTTTCGCATCTCCCACCGGCATCACCACGGACGGCACCAACCTGTATGTCACGGATGATCACGCGATCCGCAAGATAGTCATTTCCACCGGCGAAGTTTCGAGCCTGGCCGGTTCCCTCGGCACGGCCGGCTGGACCGCAGACACGGCCACGGGAACATCCGCGCGCTTCAATTACCCCACGCGCCTTACCACGGACGGCACCAACCTGTATGTATCGGACGTCAATAATTACGTCATCCGCAAGGTCGTGATCGCCACGGGGGAGGTGACGACGATAGCCGGCAGCCACGGCACCTCCGGCCATGCCGACGGGAACGGGACCAGTGCGACCTTCAGCGGGCCCGAAGGTATCACCACGGATGGGACCTATCTGTACGTAACCGACTGGGGACGGGTGATTTACGGCAATCAGGTCGAGGGGCAGACCATCCGCAGGATCGATCTTACCACCGGGAACTATACCGTGAACACCATAGCCGGCGTGTCGGGGCGTATCAACGTTAAGGATGCCAGTGGCAACCTTCCCGACTCGGGTGCCGACGAATCTTTGGAGAAAGTTTACTTCTATTGTCCTGCCGGCATCATCACGGACGGCACCAGCCTTTTTGTGGCGGATGGCCTGAATTACACCATACGGCGGATCTACAACTAGGTAACCCGATTGCTGCTGCCTGGGGCCGCCGCCTTGCTTGCCGGCGGCCCCAGGCCTTCGTTTGTCAGGGTGGATTATTATCATCGGCTCTTTTTCCACATACTGGCGCAGCGTTGCCACGGGAACGCGAAAGGGGCTTCCCGGGCGCCTGCTGGTCCTTGCCCTGTCTCCCCTGGCCCTGGCGTATGCCTGCATTCAGGCCACCCGCAGCACTCTCTACCAAAAGCGTATCCTGAAGGCCAGGCGTCTGCCCCGGCCGGTGATCTCGGTGGGCAATATCACCGTGGGGGGCACCGGCAAAACACCCGCCACGGCGATGATTGCCCGGCTTCTCATCGCCCGCGGCATGAAGGTGGCGGTTCTGTCGCGCGGGTACGGCGGCGCCATGGAAGGGCAGACCGCCATTGTCGCCGATGGGGCGGCCATCCGCCTGGATGCCGGGCAGTGCGGCGACGAGCCGTACCTGCTGGCCGCCACGGTGCCCGGCCTGATGGTGGTGATGGGGGCAGACCGGTACCGCGCCGGCATGCTGGCCATGGCAGAGCTCTCTCCCGATGTGTTCCTGCTGGATGACGGCTTCCAGCACCTCCGCCTCCAGCGCGACCTGAACGTCCTGCTGGTGGATTGCGCCCATCCCTTCGGCAACGGCCGGACCCTGCCGGCCGGACTGTTGCGGGAGCCAAGGAGGGCGGTGCAGCGGGCCGACCTGATTATCCATACCCGCTGCCCCCAGGGTTTTTCTCCGGCACCCCTGGCGGGGAAACCGTCCTGTTCCGCCCGCCATCGGCTGGGCGCGGCCGTCCCCCTGGCGGGCGGACCTCTGCTCTCCTTCGCTGCCCTGCGGGGCAGAAAGGTCCTGGCTTTTGCCGGCATCGGGGAGCCGGAGCCGTTTTTTCGGGAATTAGACTCTCTGGGGCTGGACGTGGTACGTGCCATCCCGTTTCCCGATCATGCGGCCTATACCCCCGACCAAGTGGCCGGGCTGACGGCCGCTTTCCGGGCATGCGGCGCCGAGTACGCCGTGACGACGGAAAAGGACGGGGTGAAACTGCGCCGCATTGCCCCGGAGTTTGCCCGGCAGGTCCTGCTCGCCCGGCTTGAGTTTGTCCTTGACGAACCCGCTGTCCTGACGGGGCTGTTGAGCAATTTGCTTCAAAAATAACCGTTCCTGTGTCAAAATAGATAAATTTATTACAGGATATACACCAATGCTGCCCGAATACCTGCAATCCATACTTGCCTGTCCCATCTGCACGGGAGAACTCTCTCTCTTCGACGAAGGCCGCTCCATGCTGTGCCGTCCCTGCGGGGTGACGTTTCCGATCCGCGAGGGAATCCCGGTGCTGCTGGCGGACGAGGCTGAAGCGCTGCCGCCTGGGGATGCCGGAGAGGATAGCCCATGAAACTTCCGGAACGCCACAAGGTCCGCCGCATCCTCATCCGCGCGGTCAACTGGATCGGAGATGCGGTCATGGCGACACCGGCCCTCGGGATGATCCGGGAGTACTATCCCCAGGCCGAGATCACCGTGCTGGCGAACCCCGCCGTGGCGGAGGTCTTTTCGCCCCACGACTGGGTGGACAAGGTCATGGTCTTTGACCGTCATGGAGCCCACCAGGGGGTGCGGGGCAGGTTCAGGCTGGCGTCCGAACTGCGCAAGCGTTCATTCGACATGGCGATCATCCTGCCGAACTCCTTCGATTCCGCCCTGGTGCCCTGGCTGGCAGGCATACCGGTCAGGCTGGGAAAAAGCAGTGACGGCCGCAGCTTGCTGCTGACCGGCCGCTATTCCCACGATGAAACGCCGCCCCATCGTCACGAGGTCCAGTACTACCGCAACCTGGTGCGCCACTTCGGCATTACGGGGGAGGATGTGCTGCCGCGCCTGTGCACCACACCGGCGGAGGACGCCGCCGTCGAGGCCCTGCTGGCCCGTGGGGGCATACCGGCGGGGGCGTGCGTGATCGCCGTCAATCCCGGCGCCACCTACGGATCGGCCAAACGATGGTACCCGGACCGGTTTGCCGAGGTGGCCCGCCGGCTCGCCGCGGAGTGGCAGGCGCGGATCGTGATCTTCGGCAGCGCCAATGAAGCCGGGATTGCCGCCGAAATAGAGCAGCGCCTCGAGGGGGGCTGCCTCAATCTGGCCGGCAGGACCACCCTGCGGGAACTGATGGCGCTCATCAAACGCTGTAATTTCATGGTGACCAACGATTCCGGCCCGATGCATGTCGCCGCCGCTTTCGGCGTGCCCCTAGTGGCCATTTTCGGTTCCACCGACCATACCGGCACCGCCCCTTATACCGTCAAGGCGGCCATCGTGCGCAAGGGGGTGGCGTGCGCCCCGTGCAAGCTGCGGGAATGCCCCACCGACCATCGCTGCATGACGGAGGTTACGGCGGACGACGTGGTTGCAGCGGCGCTTTCCCTGCGGGAAAAACCGCATGGCTGAACGGCTCCACATCATCGAGCCGACGCTGACCGGTGAGGCGGGGCATTGTTTCAGTTTCATATCGAGCCTGATCAATGCCGCCGGGGACGAGCCCCTGACCGTATGGTGCGGCCGTTCGGCACAGGTGGCGTTTCCCGAAACGGTTCGGGTCAACCGGTTTTTCATGCGAAAAATCCGGCGGCTGCAGGCATTGTGGCTCTACCGCAAGCTGCTGAAGGGGCGTGAGCGCATCTTCGTCACGACCGCCGGCCGAACCGACCTCATGCTGCTTGACCTGGCGGCCACAGGCCAGATCGCCCCCGGTAGGGTCTACGTCTATATCCACTGGTTCAGGCCGTCCCGGGACAAGCGCGCCCAGTTGGAAAAACTGGCGCGCCGCCAACCGGAGATCGTCGTGCTGGCGCCCACCGCTTCGGTCTGCGAAGAGCTCAGGGCCGTCGGTTTCAGCCATACCCGGCTTGCCCCCTATCCCATAACGCCGTGCGAGACCGGGGACCGACCCGGGGCGGACCAGCGGTTCAGCCACCTGCTGTTTGCCGGCGCAGCCCGCGAGGACAAGGGGTTTCCGGCGGTGGTGGACCTCGTGGAGATGCTTCAGGCCAGAGGGGCGGATATCCCCATTACCCTGCAGACCTCGGCGGAACACTACGACAAGTACGACGACGCGACCCGGCAGGCCATCGGGCGGCTGGAAGGATGCGCGTATCCCCATGTCAGGCGTGTTGCCGAAACCCTCTCCCAGGCGGACTACCAGAGGTTGTTCGCGGGAGCGATCTGTCTCCAGCTGTACTCCCAAAAGGATTTTCGGGACCGCATCAGCGGCGTGACCCTGGATGCCCTGACGAACGGCAGCCCGGTCATCACCCTGGCGGATACGTGGATGGCGCGGATTGTCGCCAGGTACGACGCGGGCCTGGTGATCGATGCCGGCACGCCCGAGCACGTGTACCGGGCGGTGATGCAGGTGCTGGAGAGCTACGGCAGGTATCGGGACAACGCCTTAAAGGCCGGACGGGAGTTGCAGATGAACAACGACGCCGCACATCTTTTGCGTGAATTGTCGGCCTGACGATGGCGGAACGTGGCGTACATACCCCCCTGTCGGTCGTCATCATCGCCAAGAATGAGGCCGAACGGCTGGACGCCTGCCTGCAAAGCGCCGCCTGGGCCGACGAGATCGTGGTGGTGGATTCGGGCAGCAGCGATGCCACCCGCGAAATCGCCCGGCGCTATACGGACAAGGTGTTCGACATCCCCTGGCGCGGGTTCGGCCCGCAGAAACAGGCGGCCGTCGATCTGGCGACCAACGACTGGATCTTCAACATCGATTGCGACGAACGGCTGACGCCGGGACTGGCTGCCGAAATACGGGGCATCCTGGCCGCGGACTGCGCTGCCGGGGCCTATTCCGTACCGCGGCGGACCTTTCTCGGCAGCAAAGAGATCAGGCACTGCGGCTGGTATCCCGACCGCACCATCCGGCTGTTCGACCGCCGCCGGGCGCGTTTTTCCGACAGCCTGGTGCATGAGCGGGTCGTTACGGAGGCGGAAACCGGCACCTGCAGGGAACACCTGCTCCACTACTCCTTTGCCGGGGTTGCGCCATTACTGACCAAGCTCAATCACTATACGGAGCTTTCCGCGCGGCAGATGTTCGAACGCGGAAGGGGGTGCTCGGTTCTGGATATCGTCTTCCGGCCGCTCTTCGCATTGTTCAAGACATACGTGCTGAGACTCGGTTTTCTCGATGGGGTTGAAGGAGTGGTGGTCTCCGTGTCGAATGCCGTGAGCGTTTTCTACAAGTATGTGAAATTGAGAGAACTGAGGTTGGCCGGCAAGGAGAAAAAGCCGCTATGAAGCCTACGATCCGCATCGATTTTTCGGACTTCAACGGGATAAACAAAAACGACAATTTTTTTACGCGGATTCTTTCGAAGCGGTATCATGTGGAGATCAGCGACCGGCCCGACCTGTTGATCTATTCGAAAGAAGGCCACCTGCACCGATTGTACAACTGCAAGAAACTTTTCTGGAGCGGGGAGACGATCCTTCCTGACTTTTCGAGCTGTGACTACGCGATCACCACGTTCAATTTGGCCGATCCGCGTCATCTCCGGGTTCCCTATTATGTAACGAATTGTGCGTGCCGGCCGGAAAATCTTTTCAAGACCCCTGAGGAAATAGATCGCATTGTCGATTCGGAAAGAAAGTTTTGCTCCTTCGTCGTCTCCAACGGCAACCCGAAGCGTGCCGGCCGGCGTATTGATTTTTTCCACGCCCTGAGCCGGTACAAGCATGTTGATTCGGCCGGCAAGGCGCTTAACAATATGCAGTGGCTCCTGCCCGCCGGTGAACAGGCAAAACACGCTTTTCTGCAAGGTTACAAATTTACCATCTGTTTTGAGAACAAGCAGGCGGAAGGGTACACCACCGAGAAGCTGGTGGATGCCATGTGGGCCCGCTGTATTCCCATCTATTGGGGGAACCCGCAGGTCGGCGAGGAGTTCAACACAAAAAGTTTTTTATCCCTCAACGACTTCTCCCGTGAAGAGGAACTGATTGAACGCATTATCGAAGTCGACTGTGATGACAGGCTTTACCGGGAAATGCTTGAAGAACCGTATTTCAACAACAACGCGGTGAACATCTGCTATGACGAAGAGCGGATAGGTGACTTTTTCGACAAGATCCTGGGCGATGCCACGCCGCCTATCAGCCGGCGGCGGAAATCATATATTTGGGGCCGCTGGACAGCCGCCAAAATGATGAAGTAACAAGAGAACTGCCCCATGTTATTGTCAACTCCAAATAAGGGTTCGGGCGGGATACTGAAAGGATGCCGCCATATCCTCGTCATTAAGCTGCGCTATGTGGGTGATGCGGTGTGGACGCTCCCCGTCATCGAGAACCTGAAACGAAATTATCCGGATGCCCGCATATCGGTGGCGATAAACGAAGGGAGCGAGTTCGTTTTCCGAAATCACCCCGATGTGGATACCATCCTTTCCTTCCCCTACCGGGAATCCCGCAAAGGGCTGAAAGGGCTGCTTACGTTTTTGGGGTTCGTGAAGCGCATGCGGGCTATCAGGCCGGATGCGGTTATTGACCTTACGGATAACGACCGGGGGGCGATACTTACCTTTCTGAGCGGCGCCTCGACAAGAATCGGCTACACCTGGCGGCGTCACTCGACAAATCTTCTGTTCAACAACCTGTTTCGCCCGAAAACATTTAGCCATATGGTGTCCTATCATCTGGATTTATTGAAGGACATGGGGCTTGAGGTCGCGAACGATTCCATCAGGATTGCCGATGATCCTGTTGCATTGGCCTCGCTGGGTAAGAAGCATCCTGCCATCCTTCAGGATGATCAACTGCCCAGGATCGCCATCCATCCCGGGGCCCGGGTGCCGTTGCGGCAATGGGGGACGGAGAAATTTGCCCGTCTGGCGGACCTTCTTGCTCCCCACCATCGCATCTTTATTGTTTCTGGTCCCGATGAAAAGGATATTCTGGCGGAAGTGCTCCGTATGATGAAGACGAAACCGGAGTTTTCCTCATCGGATCTCACCCTTGCCGAGTTTACTGCCCTGTGCGGAACCATGGACATCTTTGTGGGCAACGACAGCGGGCCGATACATATCGCGGCAGCCAAGACCACGGCAGTCGGGGTCTATGGTCCGAACACTGCCGGTTGGGCGCGCCCCTGGAACCGGGACGCATTCGTCTTTGAAAATTCCGATCTGGCATGCCGTCCTTGTGGGCAGGCAAACTGCACAAGCCATATATACAAGGAATGTCTCGAAAGTATCGATCCGGAAATGGTGGCAGGGAAGGTTGTGGAAATGCTTGCCACAAAGGTGCTTCACCGTGGACACTTCGATGACTGACCCCGGAATGACGTGCGGAAAACAACCGTGGCTGATCATGTCATACTTCTCGCGCATCGACGGGATGGCTTGCGCCCAACACATCGATGACCGGATCGAGCCGCTCCGTGTTCGAGGGGTCGAGCCGCTCATGCTTACCAGTGTCTGCGGTGAGCGCTGGGGTGAACTGGTTCACAAAAGGGTACTCTCCATCTCCCCATCCGGTTTCCGTTTCGAGCTGCGGCATTTGAAGAAGAGAGGGGGGGGATCAGGCGTTGGGCGGGATTGCTCAACCTGCTGATCCTGCCGCTGTATCTGCTTGAGAAACTGGTCATCGATCTGGACAGCCAATGGTCGTGGTTTCCCCTGGCAATACTGCAGGGGGGGCAGATGTGCAGTCGCCATAACCCGCGCCTGATCTATTCTACCGGCGGTCCGGCCAGCGCCCACCTGGCGGCCGCCGTGATCGCCCGCCGGCACAATATCCCCTGGATCGCGGAAGTTCAGGACCCCCTGGTGCATGGCGACTGGCTGCGCAGCAAGCGGGCTTTCAGGATATTTTCCTGGTTGGAGCGCTT is a window of Geobacter sp. FeAm09 DNA encoding:
- a CDS encoding glycosyltransferase family 9 protein, which produces MLLSTPNKGSGGILKGCRHILVIKLRYVGDAVWTLPVIENLKRNYPDARISVAINEGSEFVFRNHPDVDTILSFPYRESRKGLKGLLTFLGFVKRMRAIRPDAVIDLTDNDRGAILTFLSGASTRIGYTWRRHSTNLLFNNLFRPKTFSHMVSYHLDLLKDMGLEVANDSIRIADDPVALASLGKKHPAILQDDQLPRIAIHPGARVPLRQWGTEKFARLADLLAPHHRIFIVSGPDEKDILAEVLRMMKTKPEFSSSDLTLAEFTALCGTMDIFVGNDSGPIHIAAAKTTAVGVYGPNTAGWARPWNRDAFVFENSDLACRPCGQANCTSHIYKECLESIDPEMVAGKVVEMLATKVLHRGHFDD
- a CDS encoding Trm112 family protein; the encoded protein is MLPEYLQSILACPICTGELSLFDEGRSMLCRPCGVTFPIREGIPVLLADEAEALPPGDAGEDSP
- a CDS encoding glycosyltransferase family 2 protein — protein: MAERGVHTPLSVVIIAKNEAERLDACLQSAAWADEIVVVDSGSSDATREIARRYTDKVFDIPWRGFGPQKQAAVDLATNDWIFNIDCDERLTPGLAAEIRGILAADCAAGAYSVPRRTFLGSKEIRHCGWYPDRTIRLFDRRRARFSDSLVHERVVTEAETGTCREHLLHYSFAGVAPLLTKLNHYTELSARQMFERGRGCSVLDIVFRPLFALFKTYVLRLGFLDGVEGVVVSVSNAVSVFYKYVKLRELRLAGKEKKPL
- a CDS encoding glycosyltransferase family 4 protein, which encodes MAERLHIIEPTLTGEAGHCFSFISSLINAAGDEPLTVWCGRSAQVAFPETVRVNRFFMRKIRRLQALWLYRKLLKGRERIFVTTAGRTDLMLLDLAATGQIAPGRVYVYIHWFRPSRDKRAQLEKLARRQPEIVVLAPTASVCEELRAVGFSHTRLAPYPITPCETGDRPGADQRFSHLLFAGAAREDKGFPAVVDLVEMLQARGADIPITLQTSAEHYDKYDDATRQAIGRLEGCAYPHVRRVAETLSQADYQRLFAGAICLQLYSQKDFRDRISGVTLDALTNGSPVITLADTWMARIVARYDAGLVIDAGTPEHVYRAVMQVLESYGRYRDNALKAGRELQMNNDAAHLLRELSA
- the waaF gene encoding lipopolysaccharide heptosyltransferase II, giving the protein MKLPERHKVRRILIRAVNWIGDAVMATPALGMIREYYPQAEITVLANPAVAEVFSPHDWVDKVMVFDRHGAHQGVRGRFRLASELRKRSFDMAIILPNSFDSALVPWLAGIPVRLGKSSDGRSLLLTGRYSHDETPPHRHEVQYYRNLVRHFGITGEDVLPRLCTTPAEDAAVEALLARGGIPAGACVIAVNPGATYGSAKRWYPDRFAEVARRLAAEWQARIVIFGSANEAGIAAEIEQRLEGGCLNLAGRTTLRELMALIKRCNFMVTNDSGPMHVAAAFGVPLVAIFGSTDHTGTAPYTVKAAIVRKGVACAPCKLRECPTDHRCMTEVTADDVVAAALSLREKPHG
- the lpxK gene encoding tetraacyldisaccharide 4'-kinase; translated protein: MSGWIIIIGSFSTYWRSVATGTRKGLPGRLLVLALSPLALAYACIQATRSTLYQKRILKARRLPRPVISVGNITVGGTGKTPATAMIARLLIARGMKVAVLSRGYGGAMEGQTAIVADGAAIRLDAGQCGDEPYLLAATVPGLMVVMGADRYRAGMLAMAELSPDVFLLDDGFQHLRLQRDLNVLLVDCAHPFGNGRTLPAGLLREPRRAVQRADLIIHTRCPQGFSPAPLAGKPSCSARHRLGAAVPLAGGPLLSFAALRGRKVLAFAGIGEPEPFFRELDSLGLDVVRAIPFPDHAAYTPDQVAGLTAAFRACGAEYAVTTEKDGVKLRRIAPEFARQVLLARLEFVLDEPAVLTGLLSNLLQK
- a CDS encoding glycosyltransferase family 10 domain-containing protein, which produces MKPTIRIDFSDFNGINKNDNFFTRILSKRYHVEISDRPDLLIYSKEGHLHRLYNCKKLFWSGETILPDFSSCDYAITTFNLADPRHLRVPYYVTNCACRPENLFKTPEEIDRIVDSERKFCSFVVSNGNPKRAGRRIDFFHALSRYKHVDSAGKALNNMQWLLPAGEQAKHAFLQGYKFTICFENKQAEGYTTEKLVDAMWARCIPIYWGNPQVGEEFNTKSFLSLNDFSREEELIERIIEVDCDDRLYREMLEEPYFNNNAVNICYDEERIGDFFDKILGDATPPISRRRKSYIWGRWTAAKMMK